From Pelagibacterium flavum:
GCCGGAATTGGCGTCGATCACAGCCTTGAGATCGTCGGGCAGGCTTTCATAGGTGCCACGGTTCATCACGAACCCGAAGGTCTGGGTGTAAAGGCCGTTTTCGCCCGAAAAGCCTGTGTGGTTGGTGACCAGTTCGGCTATGCGCAGCGAAGGGGTGACTTCCCAGGGAACCGTCGTGCCGTCGATCACGCCGCGCGAAAGCGCTTCGGTGGTCTGGGGCACAGGCATGCCCACCGGTTCGGCACCGAGCTGGGCGAGCATGTTGGAAATGATGCGCGACCCGCCGCGGATCTTTACGCCCTGGATATCCTCGAGGGAATTGACCGGATTTTTCGTATGGAAAAGGCCGGGACCATGGGTGTGAAGGGCGATGACCTGAACGCTTTCGAACTCGTCAGCGGAATTTTCCATGACGTAGTTGTAAAAGGCGGCCGAGGTTTCTTCGGCGCTGTTGGACATCAGGAAGGGCAGTTCGAACACTTCCGATTTCGGGAAGCGGCCGGGCGTATAGCCAAGCACGGTCCAGATCACATCGACCACCCCGTCCTGCGCCTGACCGAACAGGGCGTCGGGCGAACCGCCAAGCTGCATGGACGGATAGAGTTCCACCGAAATACGGCCGTCGGACTGTTCCTGAACGGCTTCCGCCCACGGTGTGATGGCGTCGGCCGGAAT
This genomic window contains:
- a CDS encoding TRAP transporter substrate-binding protein encodes the protein MKLKSILLGAVATVSFAAGAMAQEVTLRVHQMLPPQATIPADAITPWAEAVQEQSDGRISVELYPSMQLGGSPDALFGQAQDGVVDVIWTVLGYTPGRFPKSEVFELPFLMSNSAEETSAAFYNYVMENSADEFESVQVIALHTHGPGLFHTKNPVNSLEDIQGVKIRGGSRIISNMLAQLGAEPVGMPVPQTTEALSRGVIDGTTVPWEVTPSLRIAELVTNHTGFSGENGLYTQTFGFVMNRGTYESLPDDLKAVIDANSGLETSKMFGRAMDQGDAAGRQIAEDAGNTIITLDEEETARWREAAQATIDQWIADMDAIGIDGEALYAAAQEAMAAERQ